The Pseudonocardia sp. HH130630-07 DNA window CGATCCGGGCCGGCCTGCGCGACGGCGGGGCCGCGCCCTCGGTGCTCGCCACCCTCGCCCAGTACGACGCGGCCTGGTACGACGACGCGCAGCCCTTCGGCCCGCGCCAGGCCGCCGAGCACGGCGACGCGACGGTCGTCCACTCCTGGGTCTTCAACGGCGCCGCCGCCGTGCACGGCCCGCTCGGCGCCGGCTCGGTCCGGCACGCGGAGTACCTGCTCACCCTGGCCGCGGCCTGGAGCCCGGACCCGGCGCGGCCCAGCTGGCTGCAGGAGGTGGGTGCGCCGAACAACGTGCTGGCCGTCGAGCAGGAGCCGGAGTTCGTCGAGCGGACGCTGCGGCACGCGATGGACGTCGGCGAGCTGCTCGGGGTCACCTGGTGGTGCTCGCACGACGTCCCGCGCACGCTCGCCGACTTCCCGGTCTTCGAGCACAGCCTGGGCCTGCTCGACGAGACCGGGCGGCTCAAGCCGTCCGGCCGGCGCTTCGCCGAGGTCGTCGCCGACCTGCGCGCCCGGCGCCCGGCGCCCCGGCCCGCGTCCACCGCGGTCGTGCTCGACGACATCGACGCCACCGGATCCCCGGTGCCCGGCCACCGCGCGTCGTGCGCCCCCGGGGGCTCGTTCGCCGGGACCTGGCTGCGGGTGGCCGAGGAGACCGGCCGGGGGCCACAGGTCGTCCTGCGCTCGCGGTACACGGCCGAGCACCTGCACCTACGCGGCATCACCGAGACGGTGGACCTCCCGGCCTGAGGGCCGGGGCCCACCGGAGAGGAATACATGCACGACGACATCCCGCTGACCGTCGGACGGGCCCGCCGGGTCCTCACCGAACGGGTCGTCCCGGCGATACATCCGGAGCGCGAACCGGCCCGGGTGCGGTTCTGCGAGCTGCCCGGCGAGCCGGTGCCGTTCGCGGAGGCCGCGGCCCTGGAGTACGCGCCCTTCGAGACCGGGACGACCTGGGGTCCGGCCTGGGGCACCACCTGGTTCCGGATCGACGGCCGGATCCCCGAGGCCTGGCAGGGCCGGCGGGTCGAGCTCCTGGTCGATCTCGGGTTCGACGTCGACATGACCGGCTTCCAGTGCGAGGGCCTCGTCCACGACCCGGACGGCACGCCGCTGAAGTCGCTCAACCCACGCAACCAGTGGGTGCTCGCCGCGGAGCGGGCCACCGGCGCGGAGCACGTCGAGTTCCTCGTCGAGGCCGCGTCGAACCCGGTCGTGCTGGATCGGCACCCGTTCCTCCCCACCGAGCAGGGGGACATCCGCACCTCCTCGCCGCACCCGCTCTACACGCTGCGCCACGCCGACCTGGCGGTGTTCGACGAGACGGTGTTCGAGCTGGCCGCCGATCTCGACGTGCTGATCCAGCTGCAGGACGAGCTGCCGGCCGGCCCCGCCGGATGCGCATCCTGCAGGCGCTCGACGAGGCGCTGGACGAGCTCGACCTGCAGCGCATCGGCGCGACGGCGGCGGCCGCCCGGGAGCGGCTGCGCCCGGTCCTCGCCGCCCCGGCGGAGCCGTCGGCGCACCGCATCTCCGCCATCGGGCACGCCCACATCGACTCGGCCTGGCTGTGGCCGGTGCGCGAGACGATCCGCAAGGTCGCCAGGACCTCGGCGTCGATGACCGAGCTGATCGGCTCCACCGACGACTTCCGGTACGGCATGTCCAGCGCCCAGCAGTACGCCTGGATCAAGGAGCACCGGCCGGAGGTGTACGAGAAGGTCGTCGCGGCCGTGGCGAGCGGGCGGTTCGTCCCGCTCGGTGGCATGTGGGT harbors:
- a CDS encoding glycoside hydrolase 5 family protein, producing the protein MRFGVNYTPSGDWFFSWLDFSPERVARDLDRIAELGVDHVRIFPLWPVIQPNRSLIRSAGIDDVVTVVDLARSAGLDVNVDALQGHLSSFDFVPSWLQTWHRRNLFTDEQVVTSTERYVHALTTAVAGRDNLMGVTVGNEVNQFAHDPHPDPYRIHETEGDTWLRRMIAAIRAGLRDGGAAPSVLATLAQYDAAWYDDAQPFGPRQAAEHGDATVVHSWVFNGAAAVHGPLGAGSVRHAEYLLTLAAAWSPDPARPSWLQEVGAPNNVLAVEQEPEFVERTLRHAMDVGELLGVTWWCSHDVPRTLADFPVFEHSLGLLDETGRLKPSGRRFAEVVADLRARRPAPRPASTAVVLDDIDATGSPVPGHRASCAPGGSFAGTWLRVAEETGRGPQVVLRSRYTAEHLHLRGITETVDLPA